The following proteins come from a genomic window of Leptospira dzoumogneensis:
- a CDS encoding cation:proton antiporter — MEHHSLTLLVDIALSIIFATFFAIIAKAFKQPLVLGYVIAGLIIGPLFGPYVGGKLTIGYVKSEESIELISEIGLILLLFIIGLEIDLKELARMGRSMFALGVLQFFLGVAAAWFVFRTFFPPAPGNFDLLYFAIALSLSSTMIVVKLLHDKFEISTVAGRLTIGVLVLQDIWAILFMGIQPDLQDPQILNVLGSLVKGIALVVFSFLVSRFILSRIFLFAASKPELVLITSIAWCFFLCGVAEKLQLSKEMGALIAGVSIAAFPYGADVISKLSGIRDFFITLFFVALGMKIQAPSASDLGLAFLAVGFVLVSRVLIIAPTVFFSGKGLRAGIVAGLNLAQISEFSLVILALGVQKEHIGKDLQAIVLTSMIIASIISTYVILFNDTIARGIISFLSIFGVRENKEPLESQVTGETKRDIVVLGYFRIAQGLIDGIEEDKPSWLKRMLVVDFNPIYRQTLESKGIRWAYGDLANPESLHHLGIEEARYIVCTVSDMILKGTTNRRLLESLKSICRHHQPKIILTTDDPKEAEVLRNNGAAHVIVPGKISGLSLFTELSGMVDQNGSTTIVKSAKAKPKKTASNKKKVKKT; from the coding sequence ATGGAACATCATTCACTTACTTTATTAGTTGATATCGCCCTTAGTATTATTTTCGCGACCTTCTTCGCAATCATCGCAAAAGCATTCAAACAACCTCTGGTCTTAGGTTACGTAATCGCAGGATTGATCATCGGCCCATTATTCGGACCTTATGTAGGTGGAAAGCTGACCATTGGTTACGTTAAAAGCGAAGAAAGTATAGAACTGATCTCAGAGATCGGTTTGATCCTTTTATTATTCATCATCGGTTTAGAGATCGATCTGAAAGAATTAGCCAGAATGGGACGCTCCATGTTCGCTCTTGGAGTTTTACAATTCTTCTTGGGTGTCGCCGCGGCTTGGTTTGTATTCCGCACATTCTTCCCTCCTGCACCGGGCAATTTCGATCTTCTTTACTTTGCGATCGCACTCTCTCTCAGTTCCACAATGATCGTAGTCAAACTTCTTCATGATAAGTTTGAGATCAGCACTGTTGCGGGACGGCTCACGATCGGGGTCTTGGTCTTACAGGATATTTGGGCCATTCTATTTATGGGGATCCAACCTGATTTGCAAGATCCTCAGATCTTGAATGTGCTTGGATCTTTGGTCAAGGGTATCGCTCTTGTAGTGTTCTCCTTCCTTGTCAGTCGATTCATTCTATCTAGGATCTTTTTATTCGCAGCTTCCAAACCTGAATTGGTTTTAATCACTTCCATCGCTTGGTGTTTCTTCTTATGCGGTGTCGCAGAAAAACTCCAACTTTCTAAAGAGATGGGAGCATTGATCGCAGGTGTGAGTATCGCAGCCTTCCCTTATGGCGCGGATGTGATCAGTAAACTTTCAGGGATCAGGGACTTCTTCATTACGTTATTCTTCGTAGCTCTTGGAATGAAGATCCAAGCCCCGAGTGCGAGCGACTTAGGTCTCGCATTCCTAGCTGTTGGATTCGTTTTAGTGAGCAGAGTTTTGATCATTGCTCCAACTGTATTCTTCTCAGGTAAAGGTTTAAGAGCTGGGATTGTTGCAGGCCTGAACCTGGCGCAGATTTCGGAATTCTCTTTGGTAATCCTGGCGTTAGGAGTGCAAAAGGAGCATATAGGAAAAGATCTACAAGCGATCGTTCTGACTTCTATGATCATCGCTTCTATCATTTCCACTTATGTGATCCTGTTTAATGATACGATCGCTAGAGGTATTATCTCCTTCTTATCTATTTTCGGAGTGAGAGAAAACAAAGAACCTTTAGAGTCCCAAGTGACCGGTGAGACAAAAAGAGATATCGTAGTCTTAGGATATTTCCGGATCGCGCAAGGTTTGATCGATGGGATAGAAGAGGATAAACCTTCTTGGCTCAAAAGAATGTTGGTAGTGGATTTTAATCCGATCTATAGACAAACCCTGGAATCTAAAGGGATCCGTTGGGCCTATGGAGATCTTGCAAATCCGGAAAGCCTTCATCACCTAGGAATAGAAGAAGCAAGATATATCGTTTGTACGGTTTCCGATATGATCTTAAAAGGAACTACCAACCGTAGATTGCTGGAATCCTTAAAAAGTATCTGTAGACATCACCAACCTAAGATCATTCTAACCACAGACGATCCTAAAGAAGCGGAAGTCCTTAGAAATAACGGAGCGGCCCACGTAATCGTTCCGGGTAAAATTTCAGGACTTTCTCTATTTACCGAATTGTCCGGAATGGTAGATCAAAACGGAAGCACTACAATCGTAAAATCCGCAAAAGCAAAACCTAAAAAAACAGCGTCGAATAAGAAGAAGGTCAAAAAGACCTAG
- a CDS encoding DUF1289 domain-containing protein translates to MIVRSPCIKICNMDYETGLCEGCYRTLEEIGRWTMYTEDERKTIRHKIEERKISLGKPSFKNP, encoded by the coding sequence ATGATTGTTCGTTCTCCATGTATTAAGATTTGCAATATGGACTATGAAACCGGTCTCTGCGAAGGTTGTTACCGCACCTTAGAAGAGATCGGCAGGTGGACCATGTATACGGAAGACGAAAGAAAAACGATCCGACACAAAATAGAAGAAAGAAAAATTTCCCTCGGAAAACCTTCTTTCAAAAATCCTTAA
- a CDS encoding glycosyltransferase family 4 protein, with translation MKARRIKIGFDARMIAHSGIGSRIKGLLNWLGDIASKKGIRIVLLGNPDLIKKNLSAKVLTSYEILEYNAGIYSIKEWFGIPEMKDFDLLDIPHFNAPLKFLDLCVVTIHDIIPFRMKQFHSSFLKQAYMKLVFLLIRKKAKKIITVSDFTAKDLTEVFSFSQSQMRTIYNGLDSKIFSPKSDPEKKKFLKQYGLRPGYLLSVGIGKEHKNLGFVLQSLKKLWSEKKIKADWVIAGSGGKLPDYLVEDAKGWEDRIKLVPYLSEQELATLYSAAKLLIYPSLYEGFGFPPVEAQSCGCPVYSSNSSVLPEILEDTAFFFDPKDSNSFETGLVQLLDSPKLLSSKTKAGLKNSKRFDWKKSATDIVEEYLKLVQN, from the coding sequence ATGAAGGCGAGAAGGATCAAAATCGGATTCGATGCAAGGATGATTGCCCATTCAGGGATCGGTTCCAGGATCAAAGGACTTTTGAATTGGCTGGGAGATATCGCCTCTAAAAAAGGGATCCGGATCGTTCTACTTGGAAATCCTGATCTTATTAAAAAGAATCTTTCCGCTAAGGTTTTAACTTCTTACGAAATTTTAGAATATAATGCAGGGATCTATTCTATCAAAGAATGGTTCGGAATTCCCGAGATGAAAGATTTCGACCTGTTGGATATCCCACATTTTAATGCTCCTTTAAAATTCTTAGATCTATGTGTTGTTACTATTCACGATATCATTCCATTCAGAATGAAGCAGTTCCATTCTTCTTTTTTGAAACAAGCTTACATGAAACTTGTGTTTTTGCTCATAAGAAAGAAGGCCAAAAAGATCATTACCGTTTCTGATTTTACTGCAAAAGATCTAACTGAAGTTTTTTCATTTTCCCAGTCTCAAATGAGAACCATCTATAACGGTTTAGATTCCAAGATATTTTCTCCTAAAAGTGATCCGGAAAAGAAGAAGTTCCTGAAACAGTATGGACTCAGACCTGGATATTTACTCAGCGTCGGTATCGGAAAGGAGCATAAGAATTTAGGATTCGTGCTTCAATCTCTCAAAAAACTTTGGTCCGAAAAAAAGATCAAAGCAGATTGGGTGATCGCAGGTTCCGGAGGAAAACTTCCTGACTATCTAGTGGAAGATGCAAAAGGTTGGGAAGATAGAATTAAATTAGTTCCATATTTGTCGGAACAAGAACTAGCAACTTTATATTCTGCAGCCAAGTTACTTATTTATCCTTCTTTGTACGAAGGATTTGGATTTCCACCTGTGGAAGCTCAGTCTTGCGGCTGCCCCGTATATTCTTCCAACTCGAGTGTTCTTCCTGAAATTTTAGAAGATACTGCATTCTTCTTTGATCCTAAAGATTCTAATTCTTTTGAAACAGGCTTAGTCCAATTATTGGATTCTCCCAAACTTCTAAGTTCTAAAACCAAAGCTGGTTTAAAAAATTCCAAAAGGTTCGATTGGAAGAAGTCCGCAACTGATATTGTGGAAGAATATTTGAAACTGGTTCAGAACTGA
- a CDS encoding lysophospholipid acyltransferase family protein yields MSEKLDTRESWKRRFLVWLVPTLVVFLQRIIGLTSKKVELGKEHFNSLYPLKKPFILCVWHTNVLYSPYLNKNRKLAVLISESKDGDFITGVVHRFGNGSIRGSSSKGGSKALKAMIVHLRKNLPAAFTPDGPRGPAWIVQPGVIAAAQVSQVPILPFHYECTKQWIAEKSWDKHRIPKPFTTFVISYGEPIMIPRDLDEAGFEKERLRVEKAMLENKDRAERKAEELRAKSSRSNRSELDLETHS; encoded by the coding sequence ATGTCGGAAAAATTGGATACTCGGGAAAGTTGGAAGCGTAGGTTCCTAGTATGGTTAGTGCCTACTCTGGTAGTTTTTTTACAAAGGATCATCGGACTCACCTCAAAAAAAGTGGAATTAGGAAAGGAACATTTTAACTCTCTTTATCCTCTAAAGAAGCCGTTTATCCTCTGCGTTTGGCATACGAATGTTCTCTACTCACCATATTTGAATAAAAATCGCAAATTAGCCGTTTTGATCTCTGAATCTAAGGACGGTGATTTTATCACCGGAGTAGTGCATAGATTCGGAAACGGTAGTATTCGTGGGAGTTCCTCTAAGGGCGGTTCAAAGGCTCTTAAGGCAATGATCGTTCACTTGAGAAAAAATCTTCCTGCAGCGTTCACTCCCGACGGACCTAGAGGTCCAGCTTGGATCGTTCAGCCTGGAGTGATCGCAGCAGCCCAAGTTTCTCAGGTCCCTATTTTGCCGTTTCATTATGAATGTACAAAACAATGGATTGCGGAGAAGTCTTGGGACAAACACAGGATCCCAAAACCTTTCACAACCTTTGTGATCTCTTACGGAGAGCCTATCATGATCCCTAGAGATCTAGATGAGGCAGGTTTCGAAAAAGAAAGATTGAGAGTGGAGAAAGCAATGCTCGAAAATAAAGATCGAGCAGAGCGGAAAGCGGAAGAACTTAGAGCTAAATCTTCTAGGTCGAACCGGTCCGAATTAGATCTAGAAACTCACTCCTAG
- the acs gene encoding acetate--CoA ligase, with the protein MSKERIVQPFADFKKTANINLKDYKALYKESIENPKKFWAREASTRLTWFKKWNKVLDHDFKNAKVKWFEGGKINVSYNCLDRYIDTPLKNKAAIIWEGDNPQESKTYTYYDLYREVNKFANVLKNSGIRKGDVVMVYLPMIPELAITILACTRIGAIHSVVFGGFSPEALQSRIEDCKPRLIITSDGGYRGGKSLELKKAVDTALDQSSEKVNNVIVIRRTGQETELNWKEGRDRWWHYLMNDPNLPAYCKPEQMDSEDPLFILYTSGSTGKPKGVLHTTGGYLLGVNMTFHYVFDIKPTDTYWCTADIGWVTGHSYLVYGPLSNGATSIMFEGVPTYPDVGRFWDVIDKHGVTVFYTAPTAIRSLMREGTDPIEKRNLSSLRLIGSVGEPINPEAWEWYFKHVGKSKCPVVDTWWQTETGAIMISPLPGAIAQKPGSATLPFFGVQPVLLDDEGKEINSKGEVSGNLAIKSPWPSMMRGVFKDPKRFFDTYFSIYKGYYFTGDGARRDKDGYYWITGRVDDVINVSGHRIGSAEVESALVENLSVAEAAVVGFPHDIKGQGIYAYVTVKEGVTTNDSLKKELIATVEKMIGKIARPDVIHWAPGLPKTRSGKIMRRILRKIASSEFEGLGDISTLADPSVVEKLIDDKKKYHS; encoded by the coding sequence ATGTCGAAAGAAAGAATCGTCCAGCCGTTCGCTGATTTCAAAAAAACGGCAAATATCAACCTCAAAGATTATAAGGCATTATACAAAGAATCCATAGAGAACCCTAAAAAGTTCTGGGCCAGAGAAGCTTCTACCCGGCTTACCTGGTTCAAAAAATGGAATAAGGTTTTAGATCACGATTTTAAGAATGCAAAAGTAAAATGGTTCGAGGGAGGCAAGATCAATGTCTCTTATAATTGTTTGGATCGTTATATAGATACCCCCTTAAAAAATAAGGCGGCGATCATTTGGGAAGGAGACAACCCTCAAGAATCCAAAACTTACACTTATTACGATCTGTATCGTGAAGTGAATAAGTTCGCAAACGTTCTGAAAAATTCAGGCATCAGAAAAGGTGATGTGGTCATGGTATATCTGCCTATGATCCCGGAACTTGCCATTACAATTCTTGCATGTACTCGGATCGGTGCGATCCATTCGGTGGTGTTCGGAGGTTTTTCTCCGGAAGCTCTACAAAGCAGGATAGAAGATTGTAAACCTAGACTCATCATAACTTCCGACGGCGGTTATAGAGGCGGCAAAAGTCTGGAGCTAAAAAAAGCGGTAGATACTGCTTTGGACCAATCTTCCGAAAAAGTAAATAATGTGATCGTGATCAGAAGGACCGGCCAAGAAACGGAGCTGAATTGGAAAGAAGGAAGGGATCGTTGGTGGCATTATCTAATGAATGATCCAAATCTTCCTGCATATTGTAAGCCGGAGCAAATGGATTCGGAAGATCCTTTGTTCATTCTATATACCTCGGGCTCTACCGGAAAACCGAAAGGAGTTCTTCATACTACTGGAGGATATCTTCTAGGGGTCAATATGACCTTTCATTATGTTTTCGATATTAAACCTACGGATACATATTGGTGTACCGCGGATATAGGTTGGGTAACAGGTCATAGTTATCTAGTGTACGGTCCACTTTCTAACGGGGCTACTTCTATCATGTTTGAAGGAGTTCCTACATATCCTGATGTGGGAAGATTCTGGGATGTGATCGATAAACATGGAGTCACAGTATTTTATACTGCACCTACAGCGATCCGTTCTTTGATGAGAGAAGGAACAGATCCTATCGAAAAAAGAAACCTAAGCTCTCTTAGATTGATCGGATCCGTAGGAGAACCTATCAATCCCGAAGCCTGGGAATGGTATTTTAAACATGTTGGAAAATCCAAATGCCCTGTTGTAGATACTTGGTGGCAGACAGAAACCGGTGCGATCATGATCTCTCCTTTGCCTGGTGCAATCGCTCAAAAACCCGGGTCTGCAACTCTTCCGTTCTTCGGAGTACAACCTGTTCTTTTAGATGATGAAGGAAAGGAGATCAACTCTAAGGGAGAGGTTTCGGGAAATCTTGCAATCAAATCTCCTTGGCCTTCTATGATGAGAGGAGTGTTTAAGGACCCGAAAAGATTTTTCGATACCTACTTCTCCATTTATAAAGGTTATTATTTTACCGGAGACGGAGCAAGAAGGGATAAGGACGGATATTATTGGATCACCGGTCGTGTAGACGATGTGATCAACGTATCAGGTCATAGGATCGGCTCCGCAGAAGTGGAAAGCGCACTTGTGGAAAATCTTTCCGTAGCGGAAGCAGCGGTTGTAGGATTTCCACATGATATCAAGGGTCAGGGAATTTATGCGTACGTCACAGTGAAAGAAGGTGTGACCACGAATGACTCTCTTAAAAAAGAACTGATCGCTACTGTCGAAAAAATGATCGGAAAGATCGCAAGACCTGACGTGATCCATTGGGCGCCTGGACTTCCTAAAACCAGATCCGGAAAAATTATGAGAAGGATCTTACGCAAGATCGCATCAAGTGAATTCGAAGGTTTGGGAGATATTTCAACCTTAGCAGATCCAAGTGTAGTGGAAAAATTAATAGATGATAAGAAGAAGTATCACAGTTGA
- a CDS encoding cobalamin-binding protein, whose translation MNKIGPQRIVCLTEETTELLYLLGEEDRIVGISAYTERPPQAKEEKPRVSAFINGNIKKIKELNPDLVVGFSDIQAQLSHDLIKEGLNVLITNQRSLEEIFQTILMVGSLIGKSEQVSKLVESYKKRLNEIKERSSSKPKLKVFFQEWDHPIITGIRWVSELLEIVGAIDCFGHLKEKSLAKDRIISLHEVADTKPDLIIGSWCGKPMDFEWVRTREEWKDIPAVKNDKIFEMDPAIILQPGPALFEEGILVMDRILEEVRTSLS comes from the coding sequence TTGAATAAAATCGGTCCGCAAAGAATCGTATGTTTAACTGAAGAGACTACTGAACTTCTCTATTTATTAGGAGAAGAAGATCGTATCGTAGGAATCTCCGCATATACGGAAAGACCTCCTCAGGCAAAAGAAGAAAAGCCTAGAGTTTCCGCATTTATTAACGGAAACATAAAGAAGATCAAGGAGCTAAATCCTGATCTGGTGGTCGGTTTCTCGGATATTCAGGCACAACTTTCTCATGATCTGATAAAAGAAGGTCTGAATGTTCTGATCACCAACCAAAGAAGTTTGGAGGAAATTTTCCAAACCATTTTGATGGTGGGGTCATTGATCGGAAAATCGGAACAGGTTTCTAAACTCGTGGAGTCTTATAAAAAAAGATTAAACGAGATCAAAGAACGTTCTTCTTCTAAACCTAAACTTAAAGTGTTTTTCCAAGAATGGGATCATCCGATCATCACAGGGATCAGATGGGTCTCCGAATTATTGGAGATCGTAGGAGCAATAGATTGTTTCGGCCACTTGAAGGAAAAATCCTTGGCCAAAGACAGGATCATAAGTCTACATGAAGTAGCGGATACAAAACCTGACCTGATCATCGGGAGCTGGTGCGGAAAACCTATGGACTTCGAATGGGTACGCACCAGAGAAGAATGGAAAGATATTCCTGCGGTCAAAAACGATAAAATTTTCGAAATGGACCCTGCGATCATTTTACAACCGGGACCTGCCTTATTTGAAGAAGGTATCCTGGTAATGGATCGGATCTTAGAAGAAGTGAGAACTTCTCTTTCTTAA
- a CDS encoding methyl-accepting chemotaxis protein, with protein MMNSMVSSAISKESSIAKIWTNGAIVINRIRLGLVVLFILTLIGVSKTNHPTQVIAHSVGTGLMALYCIFEFFLARGGRVGIKFQKTLVILDVIILSAIMAADCSIDAVVARDTLANMILFFIYFYIMIYSSLLGEKKFVLLIGLLTAIGVAIALYVGWKSGLVLTENASKSKDPDTLIFSVQIVKIGFMITASVILYQLMRLFENLTAEGSRLFGESQVFLTQIKDNQNIIRNSAENLETSIKEFAGYIARTGEKMESQAAALEEVNAVLEELSASSINNTQSIETQNESISGLSSNSQKLGRIIGDITEYSETLSVFAEENKADMENVTIAAEKTNSYLADIANSFNRVDEINQIMGEIADKTNLLALNASIEAARAGVAGRGFAVVANEVSKLADFTSENAKSISSIVKQSQSFINEAKVASAETGDLTEKQKFKLIQTTDRIVQMNELYKEQKFILKSFLNELDTIKSASTDILESTKEQTLGQNELMKTMSQLEKDINEISEESNKLNTEIDKINTQASELRVLSGHSSE; from the coding sequence ATGATGAATTCCATGGTAAGTTCCGCGATCTCTAAAGAATCATCTATAGCAAAAATCTGGACGAACGGTGCTATCGTTATCAACCGGATCCGCTTAGGACTAGTAGTTCTTTTTATCCTAACATTGATCGGGGTCTCTAAAACAAACCACCCTACTCAGGTAATCGCTCATTCCGTCGGAACAGGTTTGATGGCACTGTATTGTATTTTCGAATTTTTCCTGGCGAGAGGAGGAAGGGTCGGGATCAAATTCCAAAAGACACTGGTGATTTTGGACGTGATCATTCTCTCCGCGATCATGGCTGCCGACTGTAGTATAGATGCGGTCGTAGCAAGAGATACTCTCGCAAACATGATCCTATTCTTCATTTATTTTTATATAATGATCTATTCTTCCTTACTAGGAGAAAAAAAGTTCGTACTTCTAATCGGTCTATTAACAGCTATCGGAGTCGCAATCGCACTTTATGTAGGCTGGAAAAGCGGGCTTGTGCTGACTGAAAATGCAAGCAAGTCCAAAGATCCCGACACTTTGATCTTCTCGGTTCAAATCGTAAAGATCGGTTTTATGATCACTGCAAGTGTGATCTTGTACCAATTGATGAGATTATTCGAAAATCTAACCGCAGAAGGTTCCAGATTATTCGGAGAGTCCCAGGTATTCTTAACTCAAATTAAAGATAACCAAAATATCATTCGCAACTCAGCAGAAAACTTAGAAACATCTATTAAAGAATTTGCAGGCTATATTGCAAGGACCGGAGAAAAGATGGAATCCCAAGCCGCCGCTTTGGAAGAGGTAAACGCGGTATTAGAAGAACTTTCCGCTTCTTCCATCAATAATACTCAATCGATTGAAACTCAGAACGAAAGTATTTCGGGGCTCTCTTCTAATTCTCAAAAGTTGGGCAGGATCATAGGAGATATTACGGAATACAGCGAAACACTTTCCGTATTCGCGGAAGAGAACAAAGCGGATATGGAGAATGTTACCATTGCGGCCGAAAAAACGAATTCATATCTCGCAGACATTGCAAATTCATTCAACAGAGTGGACGAGATCAATCAGATCATGGGAGAGATCGCGGATAAAACAAATCTTCTCGCATTGAACGCATCTATCGAGGCAGCAAGAGCAGGTGTCGCAGGAAGAGGATTTGCCGTAGTGGCAAACGAGGTAAGTAAGCTCGCGGACTTCACTTCCGAAAACGCAAAGTCCATTTCTTCTATCGTAAAACAATCCCAAAGTTTTATCAACGAGGCAAAGGTTGCTTCCGCAGAAACCGGAGATCTGACTGAAAAACAAAAATTCAAACTGATCCAGACCACCGATCGTATCGTCCAAATGAACGAGCTCTATAAGGAGCAAAAATTTATCCTTAAAAGTTTTCTAAATGAATTGGATACGATCAAATCCGCATCCACTGATATTCTGGAATCCACCAAGGAACAAACCTTGGGTCAGAACGAATTGATGAAGACGATGAGCCAGTTGGAAAAAGACATAAACGAGATCAGTGAAGAATCCAACAAACTGAACACCGAGATCGACAAGATCAATACTCAGGCTTCCGAGTTAAGAGTATTGAGTGGACATTCTTCAGAATAA
- a CDS encoding methyl-accepting chemotaxis protein, with product METSHLKTESTILQIWKNGAIVINRIRLGLVILFIISLAGAYKSFQPLQFMVHAGGTAFMGIYCIFNFVVNRKRNMSIGFHKLFVLFDVNVLSATLILDTFVSPDVAAGTLKNVVLFFIYFYIMIYSCLLGERIFVLIVGAFSTAGAIIALVCALKNGVGFVMDVEEAKLPYNISGSTEIIKIAFIFVASVILAQLMRLFLRLTVEGNRLYTDSKDLLEKLSENQRIIKDSAISLEDSIVKFAEFINRTGEKMESQAAALEEVNAVLEELSAASTNTSRSIESQNASLSELADDSKKLGEIVSNITGYSEALSTFANDNKADMENVTIAAEKTKSYLADIAGSFDKVDQINQIMGEIADKTNLLALNASIEAARAGEAGRGFAVVANEVSKLADFTSENAKSISTIVRQSQSFIQEAKSASAETGDLTEKQKFKILETSDRIVQMNKLYLEQRNIIRKFLSELESIKSVSSEIHESEKEQSLGQKEMIRTMSQLEKDINEINEDSANLNSEIDRIKTKASELKVLSGNS from the coding sequence ATGGAAACTTCCCATCTAAAAACAGAGTCCACGATCCTGCAGATCTGGAAGAATGGCGCTATTGTGATCAATCGGATCCGATTAGGTTTGGTCATACTTTTTATCATTTCCTTAGCGGGAGCTTATAAAAGTTTCCAGCCCTTACAATTTATGGTCCATGCAGGCGGCACTGCTTTCATGGGAATCTACTGCATTTTCAATTTTGTAGTGAATCGTAAAAGGAATATGTCCATCGGATTCCACAAACTTTTCGTGTTATTCGATGTGAATGTTCTAAGCGCCACCTTGATCTTGGATACTTTCGTTTCTCCGGACGTGGCGGCTGGAACTTTGAAGAACGTGGTATTATTCTTCATTTATTTTTATATCATGATCTACTCCTGTCTTTTAGGAGAAAGGATCTTCGTTTTGATCGTGGGAGCATTCTCCACTGCGGGAGCAATAATTGCTCTTGTATGCGCCCTTAAAAATGGTGTAGGATTCGTGATGGATGTAGAAGAAGCAAAACTTCCCTATAATATAAGCGGCTCTACCGAGATCATCAAAATTGCGTTCATATTTGTTGCGAGTGTGATACTCGCTCAGTTGATGAGATTGTTCTTAAGGTTAACTGTAGAAGGAAACCGCCTCTATACTGATTCCAAAGATCTACTCGAAAAATTAAGTGAGAACCAAAGAATCATTAAAGATTCTGCGATTAGTTTAGAAGATTCCATCGTTAAATTCGCGGAATTCATCAATCGCACCGGAGAGAAAATGGAATCCCAGGCAGCCGCCCTGGAAGAAGTGAACGCCGTATTAGAAGAACTTTCCGCTGCTTCTACAAATACTTCTAGATCTATTGAATCGCAGAATGCAAGTTTAAGCGAACTTGCGGATGATTCCAAAAAATTAGGAGAAATAGTTTCAAATATCACGGGTTACAGCGAGGCTCTTTCTACATTCGCAAATGATAATAAAGCGGATATGGAGAATGTTACCATCGCCGCTGAAAAAACAAAATCCTATCTGGCGGACATCGCAGGTTCATTCGACAAAGTGGATCAGATCAACCAGATCATGGGAGAGATTGCGGATAAAACGAACCTTCTCGCATTAAACGCATCTATCGAGGCGGCAAGAGCAGGAGAAGCAGGAAGAGGATTCGCAGTAGTAGCAAACGAGGTAAGTAAACTTGCGGACTTCACTTCAGAGAATGCAAAATCCATCTCCACAATCGTAAGACAGTCCCAGAGTTTTATCCAAGAAGCAAAAAGCGCTTCTGCAGAAACGGGAGATCTGACTGAAAAACAAAAATTTAAGATCTTAGAAACTTCCGACAGGATCGTCCAGATGAATAAACTTTATTTGGAACAGAGAAATATTATCCGCAAATTCTTAAGTGAATTGGAAAGTATCAAATCAGTTTCGAGTGAGATCCATGAATCCGAAAAAGAACAGTCCTTGGGCCAAAAGGAAATGATACGGACCATGTCCCAATTAGAAAAAGATATTAATGAAATTAACGAAGATTCGGCCAACTTAAACTCTGAGATTGATCGGATCAAAACAAAGGCCTCCGAACTTAAAGTATTGAGCGGTAATTCCTAA
- the mtnP gene encoding S-methyl-5'-thioadenosine phosphorylase: MGTKVKAAVIGGTGLYSLDGMELVEEVLPETPWGKPSDTIKIGKIHDKLIAFLPRHGVGHFIMPHEVPMKANICALKILGVEEIVAFSSVGSLREEIKPLDFVLPSQIIDRTRGRESTFFGKGVVAHAPFADPFSKNLTDRISKAAAKVNLQIHQNKTLVCMEGPLFSTRAESHMYRSWGGDIINMSVLPEAKLAREAEIAYQMVCMSTDYDCWRENEEAVTAEMVMANLGKNAENAKKLLSALIPALGNGDDLSLKNSTKYSIITAPERRNPDTVAKLKVLFPDYF; this comes from the coding sequence ATGGGGACTAAAGTAAAAGCTGCAGTTATCGGAGGCACGGGTCTCTATAGCCTTGATGGAATGGAACTTGTAGAAGAAGTTCTTCCGGAAACTCCCTGGGGCAAACCCTCCGACACGATCAAGATCGGAAAGATCCATGACAAACTGATCGCATTCTTACCCCGCCATGGTGTGGGACATTTTATCATGCCTCACGAAGTCCCAATGAAGGCGAATATTTGTGCTCTTAAAATTTTAGGAGTAGAAGAGATAGTAGCATTCAGCTCCGTCGGAAGTTTGAGAGAAGAGATCAAACCTTTGGATTTCGTTCTTCCAAGTCAGATCATAGACAGAACTAGAGGAAGAGAGTCCACTTTCTTCGGAAAAGGTGTGGTGGCTCACGCTCCTTTCGCAGATCCTTTTTCCAAAAACTTAACCGATAGGATCAGCAAAGCTGCTGCAAAAGTAAATCTTCAGATCCACCAAAACAAAACTTTGGTTTGTATGGAAGGTCCTCTATTCTCCACAAGAGCAGAATCTCATATGTATCGTTCTTGGGGTGGAGACATCATCAATATGAGCGTTCTTCCGGAAGCAAAACTTGCAAGAGAAGCCGAGATCGCTTATCAAATGGTTTGTATGTCCACCGACTACGATTGTTGGAGAGAGAATGAGGAAGCAGTCACTGCGGAAATGGTGATGGCAAACTTAGGAAAGAACGCGGAAAATGCCAAAAAACTTTTAAGCGCTTTGATCCCTGCACTTGGAAACGGAGATGATCTAAGTCTGAAAAATAGCACTAAGTATTCTATCATCACTGCTCCGGAACGTAGAAACCCGGATACAGTCGCAAAACTGAAAGTGTTATTCCCGGATTATTTCTGA